In the genome of Lactuca sativa cultivar Salinas chromosome 3, Lsat_Salinas_v11, whole genome shotgun sequence, the window TGAATTCCCCCCAAGTATTGGGACAAAGAGGTATCTTTTTGCAAATTTGGCCAAACTTGAAGGGCTTCTAGTAATTTTGACGAAAGAGATGCACCACAGGTTGCTGAGCTACATAAAGCCGGTAGATAAGGTCGCCCAGTGCACCAAAAGATGGGACACTGCATTTCAGGAACCTTAGCATCTCCTCTCTCAACACACACCAAATCACTCAAATTCTCCAGATACACGCTTTCTGCTTCCATTCAAAGAAACCATACCCCACCCCCACTGGTAATTATAAATTATTCTAATTATTTGTTTGCATGGCTCTTGAACACAACTTTCTAAAATTACAAAAATCTATGGAATGAGTAATAATCTAGAGTGCTGTTGTGTTGTTCAGATAGGGAAAAAGGTAGGAAGAAGGCTGATACGAATATCAACAGCAGAAGGGAAATGGCAAGGAAACTGGAATGCTGACTATAGCTTCTCACTTCGAGACCTACGTTTGCAAGATCTAGTTGAAGTTGGTGATCCTAATGATGCACGAGTCTTCGTGTCGCTATCTATTCATAGggtctctcttctctctctagtCTCTACTATGCATATCACATGACACTTGTATTGTGTTTGGCATTCACTGAAAACAATATGTTTGATCAGCATGCAGGGTTTGGACTTTCAGTTGATGGGACAATTGACACGTCATTTACCAGAAAGTGTAGCAACTGCTCTTCTCCTTATTGCAGAAAGGTACTTTTGTGTGTCATGGTGGAAAAGGCATATAAAATGTGCTTCTGTTATTATTGTTCTAAAGTGATGTAAAATTTATTGTCAGATTACTTCCAGCTTCAATGTGTGGGTTCTATCATCCAACAAAGATGGTGACTCGAATCAACTACCTGAAATTGGCGGCGATGATCCATCAgtctctccctccctctctctgtctatatatataatttataaataaatgtaTCTATATGTTTGTGTTTTTGTATACATAAGATGTATGTGTATGCATTTATAGATATCTCTCTCTTAACATATACACAGAAAGGAGGACTGAAGACATTGATGTCTTGCAGGTGATCTATGTGAAGCCTGGATGTGAAGCAGATCTTGACACGTTAATACAAGACAATATTAGGCTCACTACTTCTGTGAATGTACTATACTACTCTACTTGTCCTCCAAAACAATCTACACTTGACCTTTTTGTGTCAAATATCTTACTTCTTAATTTCAAACTCAACAATTATACAATTTGTGCCATGTGTTTGCAGGAAACATGTTCAGATTTTTGTGAGAAATCAGAACTTGGATTAAATAGTAAGTACTAAGCAGTGAAATTTTGAATAAGTGATTGCCACAACCATACACCAAAAAAAGAAACAGTGTGTAATGTACATTATGTTGGTAGATCAAAGCTCTTATTTCCAGATCTTTACTTCTATTTGCAGATCTTAACAAGGCAAAGACTACAACTGTTGATAAGAGGTGGTCCAAATTATTAGAGCTAAAAAAATTGTATCAATAAAAACATGATATGGTTAGTTATTTATTCATCATAGTCAAATATGTTATGTTCATTAAACAGATAGTCAGATACACAAATGAACACGGTTTATCTAACCATCCAGTTCTGTATCAGATCTATATGAAGCCCAGAAAATCTTTCCGAGCACTCCTGCaaacagaagaagaagaagaagaaaaaaattgTAGCTCCAAATTTTAGGCTGCAATGTTGTCATTTGTATATATCTTCTTTCATCTTGTTTTCTATATCTGTATGATGTATACACAAAAACATTCTATACATAATAAATACTTATATATATCTGCTAATCATCTACCTTTCTTTATCTCCAAAGAATCAACTATACAAGATAAAATGACACATAAGTTTCCAACTACCATTAGAAAATGAACAGCGGAAAGAAGTGTGACAAGTAATATCCAGCATTTCAAATTGCTATCTAATTGTAATTATGAAAATCAAGGATCATGAAGACAAAACAACATTTAGAAGCAAAAAAGATTAATAGGGATAACTTAATCCTATGTACAGCTCATCTAATGTTAACCATGAAAAGGATATCATGTCATTGGCCAAACAAACTTATGGTCTGTACCACTAATTATATTCCATGATCCATCAGCAATCTCATCAAAAAGTTGGGTCCACCCCCATGATGAGTACCCCACAAAAAACCAGTAGTCAGTCATGGAGCGATTGTGTAACTTGAGATTTTGTATTAAATTGATTGTGGCCCATTGGTCAAGGAAGTAGATGTCTGGTAGAACTTCAGGGTGTTCATTGTTTCCGGAAGATTCTCGAGTTAAGGAAACAAGTGGGAGTTCACGTGCTATGACAGGACCACCGTAAGATAGTGGTGCCTCCTTCAGGGAATCCAACCCTTCCTCGAGTTGTGTGATGGTGTCCCAACTGATATGTTTGTTGATGATCAGACCTTGAAATCCGGTAGTTGTGTTGACTTTTACAATGAGGATTTTGGATTTGGCAAATGGATATATACTCTGAAGCTTTTGGGTTGCAACAAGAATGGAACCAGGTAGTATTTCTTGTACAGATTTAGTGGGGTCGTATGGTGTGTGAGGTCCGATGTTGTTTTTGGTGTCTGACATGTGTGTATAGGAATAGGACCTGTCTTTTAGTAGAATCTCATTGCTTTCCTTTGAGAGTGAAATGTCCTCATATGTTGTTACAGGTTCTGATGGATCCTTAAATGGTTTCTCATTCCATGCTCCCTGTTCAGCTTCAGTCCATAATATACCTAAATCATAGAAAGTACAATGAATCATCTGCTTGAATGGAAGATTGAATATCAAAATAGTGAGGTATTGAAAACGTTTTGCATCTAACATGACCTTACTATGGCCCCTATGATAGAATTTCAGGTGAGAATAGGAAGTACAGAACATAAGAACATAAAAAATTTG includes:
- the LOC111884360 gene encoding large ribosomal RNA subunit accumulation protein YCED homolog 2, chloroplastic, yielding MGHCISGTLASPLSTHTKSLKFSRYTLSASIQRNHTPPPLIGKKVGRRLIRISTAEGKWQGNWNADYSFSLRDLRLQDLVEVGDPNDARVFVSLSIHRHAGFGLSVDGTIDTSFTRKCSNCSSPYCRKITSSFNVWVLSSNKDGDSNQLPEIGGDDPSVIYVKPGCEADLDTLIQDNIRLTTSVNETCSDFCEKSELGLNNLNKAKTTTVDKRWSKLLELKKLYQ